The Trypanosoma brucei gambiense DAL972 chromosome 10, complete sequence genome has a segment encoding these proteins:
- a CDS encoding aquaporin 9, putative, translated as MQSQPDNVAYPMELQAVNKDGTVEVRVQGNVDNSSNERWDADVQKHEVAEAQEKPVGGINFWAPRELRLNYRDYVAEFLGNFVLIYIAKGAVITSLLVPDFGLLGLTIGIGVAVTMALYVSLGISGGHLNSAVTVGNAVFGDFPWRKVPGYIAAQMLGTFLGAACAYGVFADLLKAHGGGELIAFGEKGIAWVFAMYPAEGNGIFYPIFAELISTAVLLLCVCGIFDPNNSPAKGYETVAIGALVFVMVNNFGLASPLAMNPSLDFGPRVFGAILLGGEVFSHANYYFWVPLVVPFFGAILGLFLYKYFLPH; from the coding sequence ATGCAGAGCCAACCAGACAATGTGGCGTATCCCATGGAGCTACAAGCGGTTAATAAGGATGGAACAGTGGAGGTCCGTGTtcagggaaacgttgacaaCAGTAGCAATGAGCGGTGGGATGCAGATGTACAAAAACATGAGGTGGCGGAGGCTCAAGAGAAACCCGTGGGAGGCATCAACTTTTGGGCACCACGGGAACTGCGGCTAAATTACCGCGACTACGTGGCTGAATTTCTGGGAAACTTCGTCCTCATATATATCGCTAAGGGCGCGGTTATCACCTCACTACTTGTTCCAGATTTTGGGCTTCTCGGTCTTACGATTGGTATTGGTGTGGCTGTCACGATGGCTCTGTATGTTTCACTGGGCATCTCCGGTGGCCATCTCAACTCTGCCGTCACCGTTGGCAATGCGGTTTTCGGTGATTTCCCTTGGAGAAAAGTCCCCGGCTACATCGCGGCGCAGATGCTCGGCACTTTCCTTGGTGCTGCCTGCGCTTACGGAGTGTTTGCTGATCTCCTGAAGGCGCatggtggtggtgagttgATTGCCTTCGGTGAAAAGGGGATTGCGTGGGTGTTTGCCATGTACCCCGCGGAAGGAAATGGTATATTTTATCCAATTTTTGCTGAACTCATTTCCACCGCAGTGCTACTGCTCTGTGTCTGCGGTATCTTTGACCCCAATAACTCTCCTGCCAAGGGGTACGAAACGGTAGCTATTGGTGCTCTTGTCTTCGTCATGGTCAACAACTTCGGCTTAGCGTCTCCCCTTGCGATGAATCCCTCACTTGATTTCGGTCCCAGGGTCTTCGGTGCGATCCTTCTCGGGGGGGAAGTTTTTTCACATgcaaattattatttctggGTTCCACTAGTTGTTCCATTCTTTGGAGCTATCCTTGGACTTTTTCTGTacaaatattttcttccacactAA
- a CDS encoding T. brucei spp.-specific protein, whose amino-acid sequence MDNRLPTIRKMHTHLYVRIYAGRSGFSVTIFSNAASIVSIQHIRKVKASVKQSTMYKTKGFIVHFHKSQCGNITSTLLDKGKSRQCAPLTLLIQLITLYLGTHDMPPLLTFTCV is encoded by the coding sequence ATGGACAACAGGTTGCCAACAATAAGGAAAATGCACACACATCTGTATGTACGCATCTATGCGGGCAGAAGTGGGTTCAGCGTCACAATTTTCTCAAATGCAGCAAGCATCGTTAGCATTCAGCACATCCGTAAGGTGAAAGCCTCAGTCAAACAAAGCACGATgtacaaaacaaagggatTTATCGTCCACTTCCATAAAAGTCAATGCGGCAATATAACGTCGACACTTTTGGATAAAGGGAAATCGAGACAATGTGCTCCATTAACGCTTCTCATTCAACTTATAACGCTTTACCTCGGCACACACGACATGCCCCCTCTCCTGACCTTCACATGCGTTTAG
- a CDS encoding pyruvate kinase 1, putative, whose amino-acid sequence MSQLEHNIGLSIFEPVAKHRANRIVCTIGPSTQSVEALKNLMKSGMSVARMNFSHGSHEYHQTTINNVRAAAAELGLHIGIALDTKGPEIRTGLFKDGEVSFAPGDIVCVTTDPAYEKVGTKEKFYIDYPQLTKAVPVGGSIYVDDGVMTLRVVSKEDDRTLKCHVNNHHRLTDRRGINLPGCEVDLPAVSEKDRKDLEFGVAQGVDMIFASFIRTAEQVREVRAALGEKGKDILIISKIENHQGVQNIDSIIEASNGIMVARGDLGVEIPAEKVCVAQMCIISKCNVVGKPVICATQMLESMTSNPRPTRAEVSDVANAVLNGADCVMLSGETAKGKYPNEVVQYMARICVEAQSATHDTVMFNSIKNLQKIPMCPEEAVCSSAVASAFEVQAKAMLVLSNTGRSARLISKYRPNCPIICVTTRLQTCRQLNVTRSVVSVFYDAAKSGEDKDKEKRVKLGLDFAKKEKYASTGDVVVVVHADHSVKGYPNQTRLIYLP is encoded by the coding sequence ATGTCGCAGCTAGAGCACAACATTGGGCTCTCCATTTTTGAGCCGGTGGCCAAACACCGTGCCAACCGCATTGTGTGCACCATCGGACCCAGCACACAGAGCGTTGAAGCCCTGAAAAACCTAATGAAGAGTGGTATGTCTGTTGCCCGTATGAACTTTTCCCATGGATCCCATGAATACCACCAGACGACAATAAACAACGTTCGcgcagctgctgctgaaCTTGGCCTTCATATTGGTATTGCGCTGGACACGAAAGGTCCTGAAATCCGTACAGGCCTCTTCAAGGATGGTGAGGTGAGCTTCGCCCCTGGTGACATCGTGTGTGTCACTACCGATCCCGCCTATGAGAAGGTTGGCACAAAGGAAAAGTTCTATATCGACTACCCACAACTGACGAAGGCAGTGCCCGTGGGTGGTTCCATTTATGTTGACGACGGTGTGATGACTCTCCGCGTGGTGAGCAAGGAAGACGATCGGACGCTGAAGTGCCACGTGAACAATCACCACCGCCTGACCGACCGCAGGGGTATCAACCTCCCAGGTTGTGAGGTGGATCTGCCCGCCGTTTCCGAGAAGGACCGCAAGGACTTGGAGTTCGGTGTGGCACAAGGTGTTGATATGATTTTTGCCTCGTTCATCCGCACGGCTGAGCAGGTTCGTGAGGTGCGCGCcgccctcggtgagaagggaaaagacatCCTTATCATTTCCAAGATTGAAAACCACCAGGGTGTGCAGAACATTGACTCCATCATTGAAGCGAGCAATGGCATTATGGTTGCTCGTGGTGATCTTGGCGTCGAGATCCCCGCcgagaaggtgtgtgtggcgCAGATGTGCATCATCAGCAAGTGCAACGTGGTGGGCAAACCTGTCATCTGTGCCACGCAAATGCTCGAGAGCATGACGTCAAACCCCCGCCCCACACGTGCCGAAGTATCCGATGTTGCCAATGCTGTTCTCAACGGAGCCGACTGTGTCATGCTTTCCGGTGAAACGGCCAAAGGGAAGTACCCCAACGAAGTGGTACAGTACATGGCTCGCATCTGTGTCGAGGCGCAGAGCGCAACGCACGATACTGTTATGTTCAACAGCATTAAGAACCTGCAGAAAATCCCCATGTGCCCCGAAGAGGCCGTTTGCAGCAGCGCCGTCGCCTCTGCATTTGAGGTACAAGCCAAGGCAATGCTCGTGCTAAGCAACACGGGCCGAAGTGCTCGCCTCATCAGCAAGTACCGCCCGAACTGCCCCATCATTTGTGTCACCACACGTCTGCAAACGTGCCGTCAACTCAACGTGACGCGCTCCGTCGTGAGTGTTTTCTACGACGCCGCAAAGAGTGGTGAGGACAAGGATAAGGAAAAGCGCGTGAAACTCGGTTTGGATTTtgcgaagaaggagaaatatGCCAGCACTGGAGACGTGGTGGTTGTCGTGCATGCCGACCACTCTGTGAAGGGGTACCCGAACCAAACTCGCCTCATCTATCTTCCTTAA
- a CDS encoding transporter, putative: MMASEDKTQRNDPHETNEHEEVQTTPEEVDPTAEEPVSRWGRLMTPRIVLSIFTLLNFVTYYDRGAIAGCLVVIKGDPTIAGSSNVLTDTKAGLLFSGFMIGFMVACPLFAGLGGVVQSKWIIAVGIIAWAAALVGTGLARSYEFLLACRIFDGVGEAAFVGFTVTVIDAIAPPESRTSWIGTFYSMIPVGTAVGMAAGGVMGAYGSVGGLEGWRVTFLSLAIAAIPILLLIVFLPKRYNMRQKRDNEYLPIHKATFHIFTNARYLLVVFGYAMYCFVIGGLSVWSIPFLVDGPMELTNMTASMIMGGTTALTGIIGSIVGGVVVDKLGGSLGSSGTMKCQLFCVVMIAVSVPAGLAALFMEVTWLFTSLLVVSVFTLFAVTAPINSAILTVVPWDQRAYAVSYSVLLIHLLGDFPSPTLAGYLSDNAFSRGCPAHGNNTQCGNDIDNLCKWINKTGNSTDGHCVSKYQLRNALLVIFSFLGLAIPCWLAVYYILSREASTPHSRVASEDRRLVGDQTPAERSKDTL, translated from the coding sequence ATGATGGCTTCCGAAGATAAAACGCAAAGGAACGATCCCCACGAAACGAACGAACATGAAGAAGTGCAAACTACACCTGAGGAGGTTGATCCTACTGCCGAGGAACCTGTATCACGGTGGGGGCGGCTCATGACACCTCGCATTGTTCTTTCCATCTTCACGCTTCTCAACTTCGTCACGTATTACGACCGCGGAGCCATTGCCGGTTGTTTAGTCGTCATTAAGGGTGATCCGACCATCGCGGGGTCATCGAATGTTCTGACGGATACGAAGGCCGGCTTGCTTTTCTCAGGCTTCATGATTGGCTTCATGGTCGCCTGTCCTCTGTTCGCTGGGCTCGGAGGTGTCGTACAATCCAAGTGGATCATCGCCGTAGGCATCATTGCGTGGGCTGCTGCTTTAGTTGGAACCGGCCTGGCACGCTCGTATGAGTTCCTTCTCGCCTGCAGAATCTTTGATGGGGTGGGAGAGGCCGCCTTTGTTGGTTTCACAGTGACGGTGATTGATGCCATTGCACCGCCCGAGTCACGGACATCGTGGATAGGCACGTTCTACTCTATGATCCCCGTCGGGACAGCGGTTGGTATGGCTGCTGGTGGTGTGATGGGTGCGTATGGTTCCGTAGGGGGTCTGGAGGGCTGGCGTGTAACCTTTCTCTCCCTTGCGATCGCCGCCATTCCGATTTTGCTACTTATCGTATTCCTCCCCAAACGATACAACATGCGCCAGAAACGCGACAACGAATACCTCCCGATACATAAGGCCacttttcacattttcacGAACGCACGGTATCTCCTTGTTGTCTTCGGTTACGCAATGTACTGCTTCGTAATCGGCGGCCTCTCGGTATGGTCAATACCTTTTCTAGTTGATGGGCCGATGGAGCTTACCAACATGACGGCATCAATGATCATGGGCGGTACCACAGCACTTACCGGTATCATTGGATCCATCGTCGGAGGCGTTGTAGTGGACAAACTTGGAGGGAGCCTTGGCTCTTCAGGCACTATGAAGTGTCAGCTTTTTTGCGTCGTCATGATTGCCGTCAGCGTCCCCGCAGGACTTGCTGCATTGTTCATGGAAGTTACTTGGCTGTTTACATCGCTTCTGGTGGTTTCGGTGTTTACTCTCTTTGCAGTCACAGCACCCATTAACTCAGCAATACTAACAGTGGTCCCATGGGATCAAAGGGCATATGCCGTGAGTTACTCCGTTCTTCTTATTCACTTGCTAGGCGATTTCCCGTCACCAACACTTGCTGGTTATCTCTCTGACAATGCCTTCTCGAGAGGATGTCCGGCGCATGGTAATAACACCCAGTGCGGAAACGACATTGACAATTTATGCAAGTGGATAAACAAAACGGGTAATAGCACGGATGGACACTGCGTCAGCAAGTATCAGCTGCGTAATGCTCTTCTTGTGATATTCTCATTCCTCGGTCTTGCAATTCCGTGCTGGCTTGCCGTCTACTACATACTGTCACGTGAGGCGAGTACACCTCACTCCCGAGTCGCAAGCGAAGATAGAAGGTTGGTGGGAGACCAAACACCCgcggaaagaagcaaagacACTTTGTAG
- a CDS encoding pyruvate kinase 1, putative, whose product MSQLEHNIGLSIFEPVAKHRANRIVCTIGPSTQSVEALKNLMKSGMSVARMNFSHGSHEYHQTTINNVRAAAAELGLHIGIALDTKGPEIRTGLFKDGEVSFAPGDIVCVTTDPAYEKVGTKEKFYIDYPQLTNAVRPGGSIYVDDGVMTLRVLSKEDDSTLKCHVNNHHRLTDRRGINLPGCEVDLPAVSEKDRKDLEFGVAQGVDMIFASFIRTAEQVREVRAALGEKGKDILIISKIENHQGVQNIDSIIEASNGIMVARGDLGVEIPAEKVCVAQMCIISKCNVVGKPVICATQMLESMTSNPRPTRAEVSDVANAVLNGADCVMLSGETAKGKYPNEVVQYMARICVEAQSATHDTVMFNSIKNLQKIPMCPEEAVCSSAVASAFEVQAKAMLVLSNTGRSARLISKYRPNCPIICVTTRLQTCRQLNVTRSVVSVFYDAAKSGEDKDKEKRVKLGLDFAKKEKYASTGDVVVVVHADHSVKGYPNQTRLIYLP is encoded by the coding sequence ATGTCGCAGCTAGAGCACAACATTGGGCTCTCCATTTTTGAGCCGGTGGCCAAACACCGTGCCAACCGCATTGTGTGCACCATCGGACCCAGCACACAGAGCGTTGAAGCCCTGAAAAACCTAATGAAGAGTGGTATGTCTGTTGCCCGTATGAACTTTTCCCATGGATCCCATGAATACCACCAGACGACAATAAACAACGTTCGcgcagctgctgctgaaCTTGGCCTTCATATTGGTATTGCGCTGGACACGAAAGGTCCTGAAATCCGTACAGGCCTCTTCAAGGATGGTGAGGTGAGCTTCGCCCCTGGTGACATCGTGTGTGTCACTACCGATCCCGCCTATGAGAAGGTTGGCACAAAGGAAAAGTTCTATATCGACTACCCACAACTGACGAACGCGGTACGCCCGGGCGGTTCCATTTATGTTGACGACGGTGTGATGACTCTCCGCGTCTTAAGCAAAGAGGACGACTCCACGCTGAAGTGCCACGTGAACAATCACCACCGCCTGACCGACCGCAGGGGTATCAACCTCCCAGGTTGTGAGGTGGATCTGCCCGCCGTTTCCGAGAAGGACCGCAAGGACTTGGAGTTCGGTGTGGCACAAGGTGTTGATATGATTTTTGCCTCGTTCATCCGCACGGCTGAGCAGGTTCGTGAGGTGCGCGCcgccctcggtgagaagggaaaagacatCCTTATCATTTCCAAGATTGAAAACCACCAGGGTGTGCAGAACATTGACTCCATCATTGAAGCGAGCAATGGCATTATGGTTGCTCGTGGTGATCTTGGCGTCGAGATCCCCGCcgagaaggtgtgtgtggcgCAGATGTGCATCATCAGCAAGTGCAACGTGGTGGGCAAACCTGTCATCTGTGCCACGCAAATGCTCGAGAGCATGACGTCAAACCCCCGCCCCACACGTGCCGAAGTATCCGATGTTGCCAATGCTGTTCTCAACGGAGCCGACTGTGTCATGCTTTCCGGTGAAACGGCCAAAGGGAAGTACCCCAACGAAGTGGTACAGTACATGGCTCGCATCTGTGTCGAGGCGCAGAGCGCAACGCACGATACTGTTATGTTCAACAGCATTAAGAACCTGCAGAAAATCCCCATGTGCCCCGAAGAGGCCGTTTGCAGCAGCGCCGTCGCCTCTGCATTTGAGGTACAAGCCAAGGCAATGCTCGTGCTAAGCAACACGGGCCGAAGTGCTCGCCTCATCAGCAAGTACCGCCCGAACTGCCCCATCATTTGTGTCACCACACGTCTGCAAACGTGCCGTCAACTCAACGTGACGCGCTCCGTCGTGAGTGTTTTCTACGACGCCGCAAAGAGTGGTGAGGACAAGGATAAGGAAAAGCGCGTGAAACTCGGTTTGGATTTtgcgaagaaggagaaatatGCCAGCACTGGAGACGTGGTGGTTGTCGTGCATGCCGACCACTCTGTGAAGGGGTACCCGAACCAAACTCGCCTCATCTATCTTCCTTAA
- a CDS encoding aquaglyceroporin (small solute channel),putative gives MQSQPDNVAYPMELQAVNKDGTVEVRVQGNDDSSNRKHEVAEAQEEVPGGINFWAPRELRLNYRDYVAEFLGNFVLIYIAKGAVITSLLVPDLGLLGLTIGIGVAVTMALYVSLGISGGHLNSAVTVGNAVFGDFPWRKVPGYIAAQMLGAFLGAACAYGVFADLLKAHGGGELTAFGEKGTAWVFAMYPRDSNGIFSCIFGEFICTAMLLFCVCGIFDPNNSPAKGHEPLAVGALVFAMVNNFGLASPLAMNPSLDFGPRVFGAILLGGEVFSHANYYFWVPLVVPFFGAILGLFLYKYFLPH, from the coding sequence ATGCAGAGCCAACCAGACAATGTGGCGTATCCCATGGAGCTACAAGCGGTTAATAAGGATGGAACGGTGGAGGTCCGTGTTCAGGGAAACGACGACAGTAGCAACCGGAAACATGAGGTGGCGGAGGCTCAAGAGGAAGTACCGGGAGGCATCAACTTTTGGGCACCACGGGAACTGCGGCTAAATTACCGCGACTACGTGGCTGAATTTCTGGGAAACTTCGTCCTCATATATATCGCTAAGGGCGCGGTTATCACCTCACTACTTGTTCCAGATTTGGGGCTTCTCGGTCTTACGATTGGTATTGGTGTGGCTGTCACGATGGCTCTGTATGTTTCACTGGGCATCTCCGGTGGCCATCTCAACTCTGCCGTCACCGTTGGCAATGCGGTTTTCGGTGATTTCCCTTGGAGAAAAGTCCCCGGCTACATCGCGGCGCAGATGCTCGGTGCCTTTCTTGGTGCTGCCTGCGCTTACGGAGTGTTTGCTGATCTCCTGAAGGCGCatggtggtggtgagttgACTGCCTTCGGTGAAAAGGGGACCGCATGGGTGTTTGCCATGTACCCAAGGGATTCAAATGGTATATTTTCTTGTATCTTTGGTGAGTTTATATGTACGGCGATGCTATTGTTCTGTGTCTGCGGTATCTTCGACCCCAATAACTCTCCTGCCAAGGGACACGAGCCGTTGGCAGTTGGTGCTCTTGTCTTCGCCATGGTCAACAACTTCGGCTTAGCGTCTCCCCTTGCGATGAATCCCTCACTTGATTTCGGTCCCAGGGTCTTCGGTGCGATCCTTCTCGGGGGGGAAGTTTTTTCACATgcaaattattatttctggGTTCCACTAGTTGTTCCATTCTTTGGAGCTATCCTTGGACTTTTTCTGTacaaatattttcttccacactAA
- a CDS encoding diphosphomevalonate decarboxylase, putative: MSDQCVTVEAPINIAFIKYWGKREGGETLILPTNDSFSITLSASPFRSKTSVELRDDIETDTFRLNGTEVDVGKTPRVQSMLLHLRSTCPEDLKNKKVNIVSENNFPTAAGMASSASGYCAMSAALIRAFKSTTNVSMLARLGSGSACRSAFGGFVIWNKGEKPDGSDCVATQFVDETHWPEIQVMCAVLKGAQKDVSSTKGMQQSLKTSPLMKKRISETVPERMKIASRAIKARDFATFAEIAMLESDDLQEICATTEPKITYATEDSYAMIRLVKAYNAKKGRTALAYTFDAGANCFLFVLKEDLPEAVAMLMEHFPTPFEKFFFGDRELLEKVKVVSLPDEYKELIDHPKKPFEMLLQSPVGCGVKYLGPSESLIPPRV, encoded by the coding sequence ATGTCCGACCAGTGTGTCACCGTCGAGGCACCCATCAACATCGCTTTTATCAAGTACTGGGGTAAGCGTGAGGGTGGAGAGACGCTGATACTCCCCACAAATGACTCTTTTAGCATCACGCTCTCCGCAAGCCCGTTTCGTAGCAAAACCTCCGTGGAACTCAGGGACGACATCGAGACAGACACGTTTCGACTGAACGGCACCGAGGTTGATGTGGGAAAGACTCCACGGGTCCAGTCGATGCTCCTTCATCTCAGGAGCACATGCCCCGAAGacctgaaaaacaaaaaggtgaaCATCGTATCGGAGAACAACTTCCCAACTGCCGCTGGGATGGCCTCTTCCGCTAGCGGCTACTGCGCCATGTCGGCGGCGCTCATCCGTGCTTTCAAGTCCACCACTAACGTCTCAATGCTTGCTCGCCTTGGATCTGGCAGCGCCTGCCGCAGTGCCTTTGGGGGTTTCGTTATATGGAACAAGGGGGAGAAACCTGATGGTAGCGACTGTGTGGCCACACAATTTGTTGACGAAACGCATTGGCCCGAGATACAGGTAATGTGCGCTGTCCTTAAAGGGGCACAGAAGGATGTCTCCAGCACCAAGGGCATGCAGCAGTCCCTCAAAACGTCGCCTTTGATGAAGAAGCGCATCTCAGAAACCGTACCGGAGCGCATGAAAATTGCCTCGAGAGCTATAAAGGCGAGGGATTTCGCAACCTTTGCAGAGATTGCAATGCTTGAATCGGACGACCTGCAGGAGATATGCGCGACCACCGAACCGAAGATTACGTATGCGACGGAGGACAGCTACGCGATGATCCGCCTCGTGAAAGCCTACAATGCGAAGAAGGGCCGCACAGCACTGGCTTACACCTTCGATGCCGGGGCGAactgtttcttgtttgttcttaAGGAGGACCTTCCTGAAGCCGTGGCTATGCTCATGGAGCACTTCCCAACACCATTCGAGAAGTTTTTCTTCGGAGACCGCGAGTTACTTGAGAAAGTCAAGGTTGTATCGCTTCCCGACGAATATAAGGAGCTGATTGACCACCCGAAGAAGCCGTTTGAGATGTTACTGCAGTCCCCTGTCGGGTGTGGGGTGAAGTATCTCGGCCCCTCCGAGTCACTCATTCCACCTCGGGTATGA
- a CDS encoding RBP27 homolog yields the protein MADRGDARVVHVFVDDLSAVLAEDVHEWLRIIGDIDELKMRYDASRQRSFYWVRFHQSSAARLAVDHLDGERLKNHAIEIHSNVFKKQTAAVATLEGAAGGVQEEKTKLEMNPNLPKNHLMPRDLQMDELLVRAIPEMLETSEQAAEGGELLQRLLELQESYCRAQESLERTTEGIRETDGELTALLRGETTAATDVSGPSSEGFVQGNTPLASARIRNAVPVPLSTCDPAGLLSKLTRHVGPVADYAFSFASNGGSFATVVELFHPDDADFALALLTGRRMVSKSTEKHADAEDALEALVGFGWEAEASVAPLTPPSVPQASFAAHNRVATILRSCQSVA from the coding sequence ATGGCCGATCGAGGTGACGCAAGGGTTGTGCACGTCTTTGTTGATGACCTCTCGGCGGTACTCGCTGAAGATGTGCACGAATGGTTGCGTATTATTGGGGACATTGATGAGTTGAAAATGCGATACGATGCTTCCCGGCAACGGTCATTTTACTGGGTTCGTTTCCACCAGAGTTCAGCGGCGCGGCTGGCGGTAGACCACCTTGATGGCGAACGGCTGAAGAATCATGCCATCGAAATACACTCCAACGTGTTCAAGAAACAAACGGCTGCAGTGGCTACTCTAGAGGGCGCCGCGGGGGGCGtacaagaggagaaaactAAGTTGGAAATGAATCCAAATCTCCCAAAGAACCACCTGATGCCCCGCGACTTGCAAATGGATGAGCTGCTTGTACGTGCCATTCCGGAAATGTTGGAAACTAGCGAGCAGGCGGCTGAGGGCGGGGAGTTGCTGCAAAGACTGTTGGAGCTCCAGGAGTCGTACTGCCGCGCGCAAGAATCGTTGGAGAGGACGACGGAAGGCATTCGTGAGACGGATGGAGAGTTGACGGCACTGCTTCGTGGTGAAACAACGGCAGCCACCGACGTTAGCGGCCCATCTAGTGAAGGCTTTGTGCAGGGCAATACCCCACTAGCGAGCGCACGGATACGAAACGCGGTGCCGGTGCCGCTGTCCACTTGCGACCCCGCGGGGCTGCTATCGAAACTCACCAGACACGTTGGTCCCGTTGCGGATTACGCTTTCAGTTTTGCTTCCAACGGTGGCTCATTCGCTACAGTCGTGGAGTTGTTCCATCCTGACGATGCCGACTTTGCGTTGGCCCTGCTGACAGGTCGGCGCATGGTGTCAAAAAGCACGGAGAAGCACGCCGATGCCGAAGATGCGTTAGAGGCTCTTGTAGGATTTGGTTGGGAGGCTGAGGCCTCGGTGGCTCCGCTGACCCCGCCAAGTGTACCACAAGCCTCCTTCGCCGCACATAACAGGGTGGCCACCATCTTGCGTTCCTGCCAGAGTGTGGCCTAG
- a CDS encoding RBP12 homolog, which translates to MNFSPLANPQCVFSSPSIGNVNDDTGMGYSPKHCDNDVGRADSHGAVTHRQSRTFSAGHMTNMVHHAQQYPVSRGNRHTRVGSKLFVGQVPAVATEKQLRPVFEPYGELLEVKIMRDSMGRSKGSAWVRYRTDEMASSAIYALHEKHTVPPQTNPLRVQFAIISKARCPNQQVYTMSSRAPMAQIPGETGMVGMPLRLGASVNMFPPTIADNNGGYTLPSSIHSQSVPGTGSGPYTSSTNRVDGLDRNRGSYSSFSVEEQPYTSAPRLYQFESVVYPSATAPHSNVYNQHVHTQQRQSESGSNKKETSTGRTWTFDVADDEHIESLQNDASISRNGGLSLNNGNISWDDEKWQSPTGAMIRLSGSGE; encoded by the coding sequence ATGAATTTTTCACCATTGGCGAATCCTCAGTGTGTGTTCAGCAGCCCCAGCATAGGGAACGTCAACGATGATACAGGTATGGGCTATTCCCCAAAACACTGCGACAATGATGTGGGGCGTGCAGATTCACATGGAGCCGTAACGCACCGACAGTCAAGAACCTTCAGCGCCGGGCATATGACGAACATGGTCCATCACGCCCAGCAATACCCTGTTTCCAGGGGTAATAGGCATACTCGTGTTGGAAGCAAGCTCTTTGTAGGGCAGGTACCTGCTGTcgcaacagaaaaacaacTGCGACCGGTTTTTGAACCCTATGGAGAGCTTTTAGAGGTTAAGATCATGCGTGATTCCATGGGACGTTCAAAGGGGAGCGCATGGGTGCGTTATCGAACGGATGAGATGGCCTCGAGCGCCATTTATGCTCTCCATGAGAAGCACACGGTTCCTCCCCAAACCAATCCACTTCGTGTACAATTTGCCATCATAAGCAAAGCAAGGTGCCCGAACCAACAGGTGTATACGATGAGTTCAAGAGCACCAATGGCTCAAATTCCTGGTGAAACGGGCATGGTGGGAATGCCGTTGCGTTTGGGTGCCTCTGTTAACATGTTTCCCCCCACAATCGCCGACAACAATGGAGGGTATACTCTTCCGTCATCTATCCACTCTCAGAGTGTTCCCGGCACAGGTTCTGGCCCGTACACATCATCTACAAATCGCGTTGATGGCTTAGATAGGAACCGAGGCAGTTATAGTTCCTTCTCTGTCGAGGAGCAACCGTACACATCAGCACCGAGACTCTACCAGTTTGAGAGTGTTGTTTATCCATCAGCCACTGCTCCCCATTCAAATGTATATAATCAACACGTGCATACACAGCAAAGACAATCTGAGAGTGGCTCTAACAAGAAAGAGACTTCTACCGGACGTACGTGGACTTTTGACGTAGCGGATGATGAACACATCGAAAGTTTACAAAACGATGCCTCCATTTCCAGAAACGGTGGCCTTTCTCTCAACAATGGGAATATTTCGTGGGATGACGAGAAATGGCAGTCCCCAACAGGTGCAATGATCCGCTTGAGCGGATCGGGCGAGTAG